One window of the Pristis pectinata isolate sPriPec2 chromosome 13, sPriPec2.1.pri, whole genome shotgun sequence genome contains the following:
- the LOC127577171 gene encoding LOW QUALITY PROTEIN: acyl-coenzyme A oxidase-like protein (The sequence of the model RefSeq protein was modified relative to this genomic sequence to represent the inferred CDS: inserted 2 bases in 2 codons) encodes LINLGSQIHIEKWLLPLKDLKFTGMFAMMECGHGSNVRGIQTRATYDPASQEFIIHRPCGDVAKMYIGNAMKGNYAAVFAQLIVNGALLGPHCFIVPIRDHAGNVHPGVTVIDMMPKEGLNGVDNGILVFNNVQIPKENLLDRFGSVSQDGVYQSPIKDRSAWFNVILAALTPTRTALIFQALGAMKLGLTIAIRYSHSWRQFGPKDXEVKIIMHQTQYLYLKPHLAASLALTFTSRYPGEILDEDMYQGRNLINNCSLQALVAGLKAYSTWEXLACLQECCECTGGTGYVMENRIPGLKCDSDVFVTFEGDNIVMLQMLPDPLSSSSSLVFAQGI; translated from the exons CTTATCAACCTCGGCAGCCAGATACACATTGAAAAGTGGCTTCTGCCTCTAAAGGACTTAAAATTTACCGGGATGTTTGCGATGATGGAATGTGGACATGGCAGTAACGTGAGAGGCATCCAGACTAGAGCAACATACGATCCAGCATCCCAGGAATTTATTATTCACAGGCCGTGTGGAGATGTGGCGAAGATGTACATTGGGAATGCAATGAAGGGAAACTACGCTGCTGTGTTTGCGCAACTGATTGTCAATGGAGCATTGCTAGGTCCTCACTGTTTTATTGTGCCTATTCGAGATCATGCAGGCAATGTGCATCCAGGAGTCACTGTAATTGACATGATGCCCAAGGAAGGTCTGAATGGAGTTGATAATGGAATTCTTGTGTTTAATAATGTTCAAATTCCAAAAGAAAATCTCCTGGACAGATTTGGTTCAGTATCGCAGGATGGCGTTTATCAGTCACCCATTAAAGATAGAAGTGCTTGGTTTAATGTGATATTAGCTGCCCTGACACCGACAAGGACTGCCTTAATATTTCAGGCACTGGGAGCCATGAAGCTCGGATTGACCATCGCCATTCGTTACAGTCACAGCTGGCGGCAGTTTGGACCCAAGG AAGAGGTGAAAATCATCATGCACCAGACCCAGTACCTTTACCTTAAGCCTCACCTTGCTGCCTCACTTGCTCTGACATTTACAAGCAGGTACCCGGGAGAGATACTGGATGAAGATATGTACCAAGGCAGGAACCTGATCAATAATTGCTCATTGCAGGCATTGGTGGCAGGCCTGAAAGCTTACAGCACCTGGG ATCTAGCTTGTTTGCAGGAGTGTTGTGAGTGCACTGGCGGTACGGGTTATGTGATGGAGAATCGGATTCCAGGCCTAAAATGTGACTCAGATGTATTTGTAACCTTTGAGGGAGACAACATTGTcatgctacagatgctgcctgacccactgagctcctccagcagtttggtttttgctcaaGGCATTTGA